A stretch of the Fusarium musae strain F31 chromosome 2, whole genome shotgun sequence genome encodes the following:
- a CDS encoding hypothetical protein (antiSMASH:Cluster_2.2~EggNog:ENOG41) — MAENPSPDERVAIDDLTPEEANRIIHSHRKVRYGTACWPCRQRKVKCDNKQPCENCVKREHPRLCSYKPNRSSTSKPSGSGAPSEASQGIASRKRTLSFSEAPRDEGVRKVERQDSWPRTLASIDEPEVAADRYVGQNSIPALLREQSSPVHKGDGLDIRQDMRSILGLDTSAPFPLMSSHHLQKLTQDISTELPSDREVMKLFRTYKEIPQPFWGFVMDIDDLEAKLMTYLEDRSRNATSGSKSTKPVTASWLAILFAVLAVGSQYHESPYHIRTRDSQRFIQISFHFLRLGNFLLR, encoded by the exons ATGGCTGAGAACCCTAGTCCAGATGAGCGGGTAGCCATTGATGACCTGACCCCAGAGGAGGCCAATCGAATCATACATTCCCATCGCAAGGTTCGCTACG GTACCGCATGCTGGCCCTGTCGGCAGAGAAAAGTCAAGTGCGACAATAAACAACCCTGTGAGAACTGCGTCAAGAGAGAGCATCCAAGGCTATGTTCCTATAAGCCCAACcgctcatcaacctcaaagccATCGGGCTCTGGTGCACCTTCAGAAGCAAGCCAAGGTATCGCCAGTCGCAAGAGGACACTTTCATTCTCAGAGGCCCCTCGCGACGAGGGAGTGCGTAAGGTTGAGCGACAGGACAGTTGGCCGCGCACCCTTG CAAGCATCGATGAACCTGAAGTCGCAGCAGACCGTTACGTTGGGCAGAACAGTATTCCGGCTCTACTGCGCGAGCAGTCTTCACCCGTTCACAAAGGCGACGGTCTTGACATTCGACAAGACATGAGGTCCATTCTCGGCTTGGACACATCGGCGCCCTTCCCGTTGATGTCGTCGCATCACCTTCAGAAACTGACGCAGGATATATCGACTGAATTGCCTTCCGACCGCGAGGTTATGAA GCTGTTCCGCACGTACAAGGAAATACCTCAGCCTTTTTGGGGATTCGTTATGGACATTGATGACCTCGAGGCCAAGCTCATGACTTATTTGGAAGATCGATCGCGAAATGCGACAAGCGGCAGCAAGTCTACCAAACCCGTTACAGCATCATGGCTGGCAATACTCTTTGCCGTTTTGGCCGTCGGATCACAGTACCACGAATCACCATACCATATCCGTACCCGAGACTCTCAGCGCTTCATTCAGATATCATTTCACTTCCTCCGACTTGGCAACTTTCTTCTTCGGTAA
- the PNS1 gene encoding putative choline transporter, neither null mutation nor overexpression affects choline transport (antiSMASH:Cluster_2.2) encodes MGEADNYYNPNQQPPYGYSNGGGYQQQYQPQPPPATHQQQYQQPPPPQQQPYPPQNGNGYMPAQGYGGNEKASFEEQFKIPKPKWNDLWAGILFILFMAGYVVVSGIALQGYAANKGNAGSGIYGNKNDFSLNTSTVILFMFVLAVAFVLSYAYVWMARLFPKQFIWVTGILNVCWALGTAIFYLWRRYWSAGIVFLIFGLFMAFCFWTWISRIPFSALMLRTTIDVSKKYGHVYLTSLIGGIIATAMSAWFSITLVAIYIKYQPANDNPSCADGGCGKGKVIGLIVFITFTMYWFSEWLKNTIHTTIAGVYGSWYFNPHNFPKDATRASAKRALTYSFGSIALGSLLVAIIQFVRQICQAARNQEAADGSMLGYALFCCIGCLLGILEWAVEFINRYAFCHIALYGKAYFAAAKDTWKMIKDRGIDALINDCLIGPVLSFGGLFIAYACGLLAYLYLYFTDPPYNSDGQYTAVVMAFAVLIGFQIANIFTTPISSGVETIFVAAGWDPQVMWRDHPELYQEMCRVYPKVQQVIHDR; translated from the exons ATGGGCGAAGCCGACAATTACTACAATCCGAACCAGCAGCCGCCGTACGGCTACTCCAACGGCGGCGGCTATCAGCAACAAtaccaacctcaacctccccCCGCGACACACCAGCAACAATACCAACAACCGCCTCCtccccagcagcagccctACCCTCCCCAGAATGGCAACGGCTACATGCCCGCCCAAGGCTACGGCGGCAACGAAAAGGCCTCGTTCGAAGAGCAGTTCAAGATCCCCAAGCCAAAGTGGAACGATCTCTGGGCTGGtattctcttcatcctcttcatggCCGGCTACGTCGTCGTCTCTGGCATAGCACTCCAGGGATACGCTGCGAATAAGGGCAACGCTGGATCGGGGATTTATGGTAATAAGAATGACTTTTCGCTGAACACGAGTACGGTTATTTTGTTCATGTTTGTCCTCGCTGTTGCGTTTGTGCTCTCGTATGCGTACGTTTGGATGGCGCGGTTGTTTCCGAAGCAGTTTATCTGGGTCACTGGTATTCTCAATGTCTGCTGGGCTCTTGGAACAGCTATCTTTTACCTCTGGCGCAGATACTGGTCTGCTGGAATTGTGTTCCTCATCTTTGGACTTTTCATGGCCTTCTGCTTCTGGACGTGGATTTCGCGAATTCCCTTTTCGGCGCTGATGCTTCGAACTACCATCGACGTTAGCAAGAAGTATGGTCATGTCTATCTCACCAGTTTGATTGGAGGCATCATCGCCACGGCCATGTCAGCTTGGTTCTCGATCACTCTTGTCGCCATCTACATCAAGTATCAGCCTGCGAACGATAACCCCTCTTGCGCTGATGGCGGCTGCGGCAAAGGCAAGGTCATCGGCCtgatcgtcttcatcacgTTCACCATGTACTGGTTCTCTGAGTGGCTCAAGAATACTATCCACACTACAATTGCCGGCGTCTATGGCTCTTGGTACTTCAACCCTCACAACTTCCCCAAGGACGCCACCCGCGCTTCTGCCAAGCGAGCCTTGACCTACAGTTTCGGTTCCATCGCCTTGGGTAGCTTGCTAGTTGCCATTATCCAGTTTGTCCGTCAGATCTGCCAAGCCGCTCGTAACCAGGAGGCCGCTGATGGCAGTATGTTGGGATACGCTTTGTTCTGTTGCATTGGCTGCCTCCTTGGTATTTTGGAGTGGGCTGTTGAGTTCATCAACAGATATGCTTTCTGCCACATTGCGCTTTACGGCAAGGCTTACTTTGCGGCTGCCAAGGATACATGGAAGATGATTAAGGATCGCGGAATTGACGCTCTGATCAAC GACTGCCTCATCGGACCCGTCCTTTCATTCGGCggcctcttcatcgcctACGCTTGCGGCCTCCTGGCCTACCTGTACCTCTACTTCACCGACCCCCCTTACAACAGCGACGGCCAATACACAGCAGTCGTCATGGCATTCGCTGTCCTTATCGGTTTCCAGATCGCTAACATCTTCACCACCCCGATTTCGAGCGGTGTCGAGACAAtctttgttgctgctggttggGATCCTCAGGTCATGTGGCGCGACCACCCTGAGCTTTACCAGGAGATGTGCAGAGTGTACCCCAAGGTTCAGCAGGTCATTCACGACCGATAA
- a CDS encoding hypothetical protein (antiSMASH:Cluster_2.2~EggNog:ENOG41), translating to MASQLSPRKGEQAKDELDRTIRSLSTDFQLQLHIPDLTLSPSKRRQQHRNGDQERSEHIYLCAYRLKFQDPNRLAICLTRFREQADEHLKNWIRKPRADPDTTSSKSFGPHRQGTRLTSEERAELQDFLLQLLKDDNIANRQRSKYSKRKSDEFPDSSSKRSRNSFEGSPACDSIDNIPVRSRAVVSSSRLSTERPARGAGTSSFTNGISHSATTSFASTQPSSFGIRSFNSSKVSLAPTVFTNDYAPSTQATIVTNTSFKRSQHPIQATQPSFGSNATPSRDIQVPFSQSIQQFAYKPPSEKNRNDIDPPKPPSFRRYGDRTPPEPVIDLTDDDEPEEEPRLPVLSMPQPIRSQVDLKRAGIIRSSSPATAYSSLPEMNEFDTMLLDAPMFNQEPPECPLTDRLRNIWPKFPIPGLNQAPLIILWELTRAALHCRVDLSTWDLEYQPNDNWHDQTKFRGQLFRHRLFVGQGLPPACDRAVWDAAFGSFASHDKAVVLAAEFVCNTEDTGQLYRLKLQPPRLELGHRLARRFGADRFLEVIMPSPTSRDAPDVIKNDPQGANKVIKWLTESFHYFVGRSWAAFYTREARKSIKDPRPPHKSLTIMQERVYFFATDGINFRVPMSQFPSLEEATSLGHRTKMRRCDLLNWAINIEQNSSQPVPKLFSRLALSLSKTVPTIVIEPHQFRHRDTMLGFHKYMTKKEKKEQKDMGDGIGRMSRNLARRIATHMGLLETPCAFQARIGSAKGMWIVDVEDDGLDNDDWIETYPSQRKWNCDFEDVHHRTFEVREWSRELRSAALNTQFIPVLEAQAPVPQDMRNVIARHLANGLQEEIGGQLAAMTHPTNLRGFTHRGFDRATLGNVPFLGALPEREEDIISYMLDAGFDATKCRFLRDMVWNNQKRQAEQLKAKMNIKIPRSTYAFMTVDFTGTLEEGEVQLAFSSKFQADGESDTLLDGIDILVARAPAHFVSDIQKVKAVFRPNLKRLKDIIVFSSKGKSPLADMLSGGDYDGDLAWICWDPDVVNNFNNAPKPVEPDLVGQGYLRKCNPSFESILEAATDVDSACANFLCTAISFNMQPGYLGIATKFKERLCYLERGVNSERAVALSTLVSLLVDQAKQGLLFTREDYDRLKRDMQMKGKDPEYENERSSRRNYVNRDGSIHILDELKFIVAEDTIVDALKKFSDALFGKDVPVQAWDKDLARLWDDFESQKNESRIIGRLMTDLRAQVSDISDEWKKTMAGGKSDSSNSDFGVKVRELHQKWSSYQPPPELLTSRQVKPLLDQWNGDPSLSKWELLKASTMFKLGYEKSYSMLWRLSGKQLAWMKATMSRSTSDASAIAVTAEMWSILRPDNKRIAALNARRQIGHDNESLAALEEVTEYDETGTQIDDA from the exons ATGGCTAGTCAGCTCTCACCTAGAAAAGGAGAGCAAGCCAAAGACGAACTCGATCGCACAATCCGCTCCCTGAGCACCGattttcaacttcaactgcACATCCCAGACCTAACGCTGTCGCCCAGTAAGCGCCGGCAACAGCATCGCAATGGAGATCAAGAGCGAAGCGAACACATCTACCTATGCGCATATCGCCTCAAATTCCAGGACCCCAACCGTCTCGCGATATGTCTGACTCGCTTCCGCGAGCAGGCCGACGAGCATCTCAAGAATTGGATCCGGAAGCCCCGCGCTGACCCTGATACGACCTCAAGCAAATCCTTTGGCCCACACCGTCAAGGTACCCGCTTGACCTCTGAGGAGCGGGCCGAACTGCAGGACTTTTTGCTACAGTTGCTCAAAGACGACAATATCGCGAATCGTCAGCGTTCCAAGTATTCGAAGCGCAAGTCTGATGAATTCCCGGATTCTAGCTCCAAGAGATCTAGAAACTCTTTCGAGGGTTCTCCTGCGTGCGACAGCATTGACAATATCCCAGTTCGCTCTAGAGCTGTGGTCTCCAGTAGCCGTCTATCAACGGAACGGCCCGCTAGAGGCGCAGGTACATCGTCCTTCACCAATGGCATCAGCCATTCGGCCACCACGTCATTTGCGAGCACTCAACCATCGTCGTTCGGTATAAGGTCATTTAATTCCAGTAAAGTTTCACTGGCTCCGACTGTTTTCACAAATGACTATGCGCCGAGCACTCAAGCAACTATTGTGACGAATACCTCTTTCAAAAGGTCTCAGCATCCAATTCAGGCCACTCAACCGTCCTTCGGTAGTAATGCAACACCATCGAGAGACATTCAGGTTCCCTTCTCTCAAAGCATTCAACAATTTGCGTACAAGCCGCCAAGTGAGAAAAATCGCAATGACATTGATCCACCGAAACCGCCTTCGTTCCGAAGGTATGGGGACAGAACGCCCCCAGAGCCTGTCATTGATCtcactgatgatgatgagcccgAGGAAGAGCCAAGGCTTCCAGTTCTGTCAATGCCTCAACCGATCCGAAGCCAGGTTGACCTCAAGAGAGCAGGCATAATTAGATCCAGCAGTCCCGCGACAGCCTACTCCAGCCTACCAGAAATGAATGAGTTTGATACAATGCTTCTCGATGCTCCAATGTTTAATCAGGAACCGCCTGAATGTCCGCTGACAGACCGTCTTCGAAACATTTGGCCAAAGTTTCCCATCCCTGGATTGAATCAGGCACCTCTCATTATCCTGTGGGAGCTTACCCGTGCTGCACTTCATTGTCGCGTGGACTTGTCTACCTGGGACCTAGAATATCAGCCCAACGATAACTGGCATGATCAGACCAAGTTCCGAGGCCAGCTCTTCAGACATCGACTCTTCGTGGGACAGGGCTTGCCTCCAGCTTGTGACCGTGCCGTCTGGGATGCTGCGTTCGGATCATTCGCCTCGCATGACAAAGCCGTTGTTCTTGCTGCAGAATTCGTCTGTAATACAGAAGATACTGGGCAACTATATCGGCTAAAACTTCAGCCTCCGCGTCTTGAACTCGGGCATCGACTGGCTCGGCGCTTTGGTGCAGATCGTTTCCTGGAAGTCATTATGCCATCACCTACTTCTAGAGATGCTCCCGATGTGATCAAGAATGACCCGCAAGGTGCGAATAAGGTCATCAAATGGTTGACTGAAAGCTTCCATTACTTTGTAGGTCGATCGTGGGCAGCTTTTTATACTCGCGAGGCCAGGAAATCCATCAAGGATCCGCGCCCTCCTCACAAGTCACTGACGATCATGCAAGAGCGCGTGTACTTCTTCGCAACTGACGGTATCAACTTTCGTGTTCCCATGAGTCAGTTTCCTTCCTTGGAAGAAGCGACGTCTTTAGGGCACCGCACCAAGATGAGGCGCTGTGATCTCTTGAACTGGGCTATAAACATTGAGCAGAACTCGTCGCAACCGGTGCCCAAGCTCTTTTCACGACTTGCTCTCA GCCTCAGTAAGACCGTTCCCACCATCGTCATTGAACCTCACCAATTTCGACATCGCGACACTATGCTAGGCTTCCACAAGTACATgaccaagaaagagaagaaagagcaAAAGGATATGGGTGACGGTATCGGTCGAATGTCTCGAAACCTTGCGCGAAGGATAGCGACGCACATGGGACTCTTGGAAACGCCGTGCGCGTTCCAGGCTCGTATTGGCAGTGCGAAAGGGATGTGGATTGTCGACgtcgaagatgatggattAGACAATGACGATTGGATCGAGACTTATCCCTCACAGCGAAAATGGAACTGCGACTTCGAAGACGTTCATCATCGGACATTTGAAGTACGCGAGTGGTCCAGAGAGCTAAGGTCCGCAGCTCTCAATACACAGTTCATCCCGGTTCTTGAGGCACAGGCGCCTGTACCCCAGGACATGCGCAATGTCATCGCCCGTCACCTAGCGAATGGCCTTCAAGAGGAGATCGGGGGTCAACTCGCTGCCATGACCCATCCAACCAATCTTCGTGGTTTTACCCATCGCGGCTTTGACCGGGCGACATTAGGTAACGTGCCCTTCCTGGGCGCCCTACCggaacgagaagaagacattATCTCATACATGCTCGACGCTGGCTTCGACGCTACCAAGTGTCGGTTTCTGCGAGATATGGTATGGAATAACCAGAAGCGACAGGCCGAACAGCTCAAGGCGAAGATGAATATAAAAATTCCTCGGTCGACCTACGCGTTCATGACCGTCGACTTCACCGGTACACTAGAAGAGGGCGAGGTACAGCTTGCGTTTTCCTCGAAATTCCAAGCAGACGGAGAATCAGATACATTACTCGATGGCATTGATATCCTAGTAGCTCGAGCTCCCGCTCACTTTGTCAGCGACATACAGAAAGTCAAAGCTGTATTCCGGCCGAACCTGAAAAGACTCAAAGATATTATTGTCTTCTCGTCAAAGGGCAAGTCTCCGCTGGCTGATATGCTCTCTGGTGGCGACTACGACGGCGATTTGGCTTGGATCTGCTGGGACCCCGATGTTGTCAACAACTTCAATAACGCGCCAAAGCCAGTCGAACCGGATCTTGTCGGACAGGGATACCTCCGAAAGTGCAACCCGAGCTTCGAGTCCATCCTAGAAGCAGCCACTGATGTCGATAGTGCATGCGCGAACTTTCTTTGTACGGCGATCTCATTTAATATGCAACCTGGGTATTTAGGCATCGCAACCAAGTTCAAAGAAAGGCTGTGTTATCTGGAAAGAGGCGTCAACAGCGAACGGGCTGTTGCTTTGAGCACACTGGTTTCTCTCCTTGTCGACCAAGCCAAACAGGGATTGTTATTCACTCGCGAAGACTACGACCGGCTGAAGCGCGATATGCAAATGAAAGGCAAAGACCCAGAATATGAGAATGAGAGGAGCTCTAGACGCAACTACGTCAACAGGGATGGCTCCATACATATTTTGGACGAGCTCAAGTTTATAGTAGCTGAGGACACAATCGTAGACGCATTAAAGAAGTTCTCGGATGCTCTTTTTGGAAAAGATGTCCCCGTGCAAGCATGGGACAAGGATCTAGCTCGTCTCTGGGACGATTTTGAAAGCCAGAAGAACGAATCGAGGATCATCGGCAGACTCATGACTGACCTCCGCGCTCAGGTTTCCGATATCTCTGATgagtggaagaagacaatGGCTGGTGGTAAGAGTGATTCCTCCAACAGCGACTTTGGCGTCAAAGTCAGAGAACTGCATCAGAAGTGGTCTTCATATCAACCACCACCCGAACTCCTAACCTCTAGACAAGTCAAGCCCCTCCTCGACCAATGGAACGGCGACCCATCTCTAAGCAAATGGGAGCTCCTCAAAGCATCAACCATGTTCAAACTCGGCTACGAAAAGTCATATAGCATGCTCTGGCGTCTCTCGGGCAAACAACTCGCATGGATGAAGGCTACAATGTCGCGCAGCACATCAGACGCAAGCGCGATCGCGGTGACGGCGGAGATGTGGAGCATTCTCAGACCTGATAACAAGCGGATCGCTGCGCTTAATGCGAGGAGGCAGATTGGGCATGATAATGAGAGTCTTGCGGCGCTGGAGGAGGTCACGGAGTATGATGAGACGGGGACGCAGATTGACGATGCCTAG
- a CDS encoding hypothetical protein (antiSMASH:Cluster_2.2~SMCOG1038:phenylalanine-specific permease) has translation MLVDSSSVDDKSPRVSNEKKTPSKEDVETGDAGLDRAMSSRHLQFIAIGGTIGTGLFLGVGPALVKAGPVSLLVAFAFMGSVVYSVMVSLGEMAAYIPITGSFTSYAARFVDPTLGFAMGWLYWFSWSITFALELVAAGIIIQYWDSDLSIAIWISVFWALFTALNFVPVRIFGEIEMWFSMIKVVTIIGFIIFSICVNAGVGEEGYIGFKYWKDPGVTNTYMDIDGATGRFVGFWAVLVTAGFSYQGTELVGVGAGETANPRKAIPQAIRWTFWGIFSLFMATVFFVGINVPFNDPRLDSGAQDASASPLVVVATRAGVKVLPDIINAVLLSAILTAANSNVYSSSRIMVALAEDGLAPAFMKRTNKYGTPYFAVASCSVMGLIAYINLSSSGAEVFNWLLNVSSTSCFITWVLINVCHIRFQKIMRVQGIPRSELPYLAPLQPYLSYYGAFFVSLITITCGFTAFIDWSVADFFSNYISLMLFAALYIGHKLICRTKVVPLAEVDLSKGREEM, from the coding sequence ATGCTCGTGGACTCTTCCTCAGTGGACGACAAGTCCCCTCGTGTcagcaacgagaagaagacccCCTCCAAGGAAGATGTCGAGACCGGCGATGCTGGCCTCGACAGGGCCATGAGCTCGCGTCACCTGCAGTTCATCGCCATCGGCGGCACCATTGGAACAGGTCTCTTCCTCGGTGTAGGCCCAGCCCTCGTCAAGGCAGGCCCTGTGTCGCTCCTCGTCGCCTTCGCATTCATGGGCTCGGTCGTGTACTCCGTCATGGTCAGCCTCGGCGAGATGGCAGCGTACATCCCCATCACTGGATCCTTCACCTCGTACGCCGCTCGCTTCGTCGATCCCACGCTCGGCTTCGCCATGGGCTGGCTGTACTGGTTCAGCTGGTCCATCACTTTTGCACTGGAGCTCGTCGCGGCTGGAATCATCATCCAGTATTGGGACTCGGATCTTAGCATTGCTATTTGGATTAGTGTTTTCTGGGCGTTGTTTACCGCGTTGAACTTTGTCCCTGTTAGGATCTTTGGAGAGATTGAGATGTGGTTCTCCATGATCAAGGTTGTCACCATCattggcttcatcatcttctccatctgcGTAAACGCTGGTGTTGGCGAGGAGGGCTACATTGGTTTCAAGTACTGGAAGGATCCCGGCGTCACAAACACCTACATGGATATTGACGGCGCCACGGGCCGCTTCGTCGGTTTCTGGGCTGTCCTTGTCACTGCTGGCTTCTCCTACCAGGGCACTGAGCTCGTCGGTGTAGGCGCCGGAGAGACTGCCAACCCCCGCAAGGCTATTCCCCAGGCTATCCGCTGGACTTTCTGGGGAATCTTCAGCTTGTTCATGGCGaccgtcttcttcgtcggaaTCAACGTTCCCTTCAACGACCCCCGACTTGACTCTGGTGCGCAGGATGCTTCTGCTTCAcctctcgtcgtcgtcgctacCCGCGCTGGTGTCAAGGTTCTTCctgacatcatcaacgccgtTCTTCTCTCTGCCATTCTTACAGCTGCCAACTCAAACGTCTACTCTAGTAGCCGAATCATGGTCGCGCTCGCTGAGGATGGCCTTGCTCCCGCTTTCATGAAGCGCACCAACAAGTACGGTACTCCTTACTTTGCCGTGGCTTCATGCTCCGTCATGGGACTCATCGCCTACATCAACCTGTCCTCCAGCGGAGCCGAGGTGTTCAACTGGCTTCTCAACGTCAGTTCCACCTCGTGCTTCATCACCTGGGTCCTCATCAACGTCTGCCACATCCGCTTCCAGAAGATCATGCGCGTGCAGGGAATTCCCCGCTCCGAGCTTCCCTACCTCGCTCCTCTCCAGCCTTACCTGTCCTACTACGGCGCTTTCTTCGTCAGCTTGATCACCATCACTTGTGGTTTCACCGCCTTCATCGATTGGAGCGTAGCCGATTTCTTCTCCAACTACATCAGCTTGATGCTTTTCGCCGCGTTGTATATTGGTCATAAGCTCATCTGCCGCACCAAGGTTGTTCCTCTGGCTGAGGTCGATCTGAGCAAGGGACGAGAGGAAATGTAA
- a CDS encoding hypothetical protein (antiSMASH:Cluster_2.2) — MAPTPNGNYSYLETMYHLMEIISRRLNPDDMMSASYTQIIDDCEAVETLRSRTAPQLRNKEICKTALDRLQHYAIRLHTSFVISVACRPALRKDSEFEPEQRKTLADRCKDNLTETVRMFLAMHQLSSIPTRSWAFTYHGLSSALLLGILCETKTDPEVRQLQGDLIAALSATAAKDVSSPEPHVMTTDKDIELSGPLYRALTALKNIYDHGSIVPSHLKKEGDASAAGSGSRTPLNPFGNPGQIPGNGNSMFRNVSQSADPREDAALAMAEMQNGGASIQDFPGSVFYSPPFDVNVSKSVPSLAYGQMPNGNLNLDSMNAMNVDPTQYMAPMDLYESIWGESPDPWNTGMDSLNFDFLAQPPPGQPQQQFYF; from the exons ATGGCGCCGACACCAAACGGCAACTACTCATACCTCGAAACAATGTACCATCTCATGGAAATCATTTCTCGTCGCCTCAACCCCGACGACATGATGAGTGCTTCATACACCCAAATCATCGACGACTGCGAAGCCGTAGAGACCCTCCGAAGCCGCACCGCACCACAACTAAGAAACAAAGAAATCTGCAAGACAGCCCTCGACCGTCTGCAACACTATGCAATCCGCCTCCACACATCATTTGTCATCTCCGTCGCATGTCGTCCAGCACTCCGAAAAGACAGCGAATTCGAACCCGAGCAGCGAAAGACGCTAGCAGATCGCTGCAAAGACAACCTAACCGAAACCGTCAGGATGTTCCTCGCCATGCACCAGCTCTCTTCGATCCCAACCCGAAGCTGGGCCTTTACGTACCACGGCCTATCATCAGCTCTGCTCCTCGGCATACTATGTGAGACAAAGACCGATCCAGAGGTTCGGCAGTTACAGGGGGATCTTATCGCTGCCCTCTCTGCCACAGCTGCCAAGGACGTTAGCTCCCCCGAGCCGCATGTCATGACCACCGACAAGGACATTGAGCTCTCCGGCCCGCTGTACCGCGCCCTCACGGCGCTCAAGAACATTTACGACCATGGCTCTATTGTCCCGTCACATCTCAAGAAAGAGGGCGACGCCTCTGCCGCCGGCAGCGGGAGCCGGACGCCCCTTAACCCCTTTGGAAACCCAGGCCAGATTCCCGGAAATGGCAATTCAATGTTTCGCAACGTTTCCCAGAGCGCGGACCCCAGGGAGGACGCAGCGCTTGCTATGGCTGAGATGCAAAACGGAGGAGCTTCAATCCAAGACTTTCCAGGGTCAGTATTCTATTCTCCCCCATTTGATGTGAACGTTTCTAAAAGTGTGCCTAGTCTTGCGTACGGTCAGATGCCAAACGGAAACCTGAATCTTGACAGCATGAACGCCATGAATGTCGATCCTACGCAATACATGGCTCCCATGGACCTCTACGAATCTATCTGGGGTG AATCGCCGGACCCGTGGAACACGGGAATGGACTCGTTGAACTTTGACTTCCTAGCCCAGCCACCGCCAGGCCAGCCCCAGCAGCAGTTCTACTTTTGA